Proteins encoded by one window of Paroedura picta isolate Pp20150507F chromosome 9, Ppicta_v3.0, whole genome shotgun sequence:
- the LOC143844281 gene encoding leukocyte elastase inhibitor-like: MEELAKEIERFAIDLFRRFVEANPTGNFIYCSLSISIALAILLLGARGNTAAELAKMLHFDGVKDLHSHLQKLNAKLKSDAPNTLKVANRLYGEKSCSFLQDFLMNIQNLYGTELSAVDFQNAASETRKHINQWVEEQTEGKILDLLSEVMVSEMTRLVLVNAVYFKGSWEEPFEVGMTKEMPFRLNEKEKKTVKMMYMFKKLPFRYIPERKLSVLKLPFKRNEFSMIVLLPEALEDRCSGLLCIGLQQLEKDLTVENLQEWTDPRKMSVSDVHVYFPKLKLQGTYDLKPYLSALGVLDVFDSSKADLSGMSRYPKLHLSKIVHTSLIEVNEGGTEAAGTTDTIPMLSSLSRETVLIFDHPFLLFLCNNETENILFIARVASP, translated from the exons ATGGAAGAGCTGGCAAAGGAAATTGAGCGTTTTGCCATCGATCTGTTCCGCAGATTTGTGGAAGCCAACCCAACAGGCAACTTCATTTATTGCTCACTCAGCATCTCCATCGCCTTGGCCATACTCCTCTTAGGGGCCAGAGGGAACACAGCCGCAGAACTCGCCAAG ATGCTTCATTTTGATGGAGTCAAGGACCTTCATTCACATCTCCAAAAGCTCAATGCTAAGTTGAAAAGTGACGCCCCCAATACATTGAAGGTTGCCAATCGGCTCTACGGGGAGAAGAGCTGCAGCTTTCTGCAG GACTTTTTGATGAACATTCAGAATCTATATGGCACTGAGTTATCTGCCGTGGATTTTCAAAATGCTGCATCTGAAACCCGCAAGCACATTAACCAGTGGGTTGAAGAGCAAACTGAAG GTAAAATCCTTGACTTGTTATCTGAAGTCATGGTCAGCGAGATGACCAGACTCGTTCTGGTGAATGCCGTCTACTTCAAAGGCAGCTGGGAGGAACCATTTGAAGTGGGGATGACCAAGGAGATGCCGTTCCGACTCAATGAG aaggaaaagaagaccgTGAAGATGATGTACATGTTCAAGAAGCTTCCTTTTCGGTACATCCCTGAGCGCAAATTGAGCGTCTTGAAACTGCCATTCAAGAGGAATGAGTTTAGTATGATTGTCCTGCTGCCTGAAGCCTTAGAAGATAGATGCAGTGGCCTGCTCTGCATTGGCCTGCAACAG CTGGAGAAGGATCTCACTGTAGAAAACCTCCAAGAGTGGACAGATCCAAGAAAGATGTCCGTCAGTGATGTTCACGTGTACTTCCCGAAACTTAAGCTCCAAGGGACTTACGATCTGAAGCCATATTTATCAGCCTTAGGAGTGCTGGATGTCTTTGACAGCTCCAAGGCCGACTTGTCAGGGATGTCAAGATATCCTAAGCTCCACTTGTCCAAAATTGTTCACACATCACTTATAGAAGTGAACGAAGGAGGTACAGAAGCTGCAGGAACAACTGATACCATACCAATGCTTTCCAGTCTGTCTAGGGAAACGGTTTTGATATTTGACCatccctttctgctttttctctgtAATAACGAGACAGAAAATATACTTTTCATCGCAAGAGTTGCTTCTCCATGA